In Pasteurella dagmatis, the sequence GCTCAAGCTTAATACTTCCCACACCATTGATTTGTAACATTTCAATATTACTAGTGGGCTGGTATTGTGCCATTTCTTGTAAGGTTGCATCATTAAATACAATGTAAGACGGAATATTTTCTTTATCTGCAATTTGCTTACGCAAGAAACGCAAACGTGCGAATAAATCTTTATCGTAATGTTGTACTGCACTTTTTTGTGGTGCAGTAATGGCGTGTAAAGAAGAAAGCCTTGGCATTGCTAATGAAAGTGGCTTTTCACCACGTAAAAAAGGTTTTGCACTTTCAGTCAGTTGCAATGTGGTATTGAAGTGATCAAAAACTTGCTTAATTAAACCTAAATGAATGAGTTGACGAATGACTGATTGCCAATGTTCTTTGCTTTTATCTTTACCTATGCCATAAACAGTAAGTTCATCGTGCTGATGATCTTTAATTTTTTGATTGCTCAAACCACGCAGGACAGCCACGATGTAATGTATACCGAAACGTTGCCCTACTCGATAAATCGTGGACATCACTTTTTGCGCATCAATCAAACCATCGTATTGTTTCGGTGGGTCAAGACAAATATCACAATTTTGACAAGGTTGTTGACGATGTTCACCAAAATAATTAAGCAATACTAAACGGCGACAAGTTTGGCTTTCCGCAAACTCACCAATCGCCTGTAATTTAAGTTCTTCGATTTGGCGTTGAGGAGTTTCAGGCTTTTCAAATAAAATTTTATGTAACCACGCATAATCTGCTGGCTCATAAAAAAGCACTGCCTCTGCTGGTAAATCATCACGCCCTGCTCGACCTGTTTCTTGGTAATAAGATTCAATGCTACGTGGTAAATCAAAATGCGCCACAAAACGTACGTTAGATTTATTGATCCCCATTCCAAATGCGATAGTTGCTACCACTACTTGCAGATCATCACGTTGGAAAGCACGTTGCACATCTTCTCGTTGTGTGGTTTCCATTCCTGCGTGATAGGCTTGTGCTTTAACACCTTTATTACGCAAACTTTCTGCTACTCGTTCTACTTTGTTACGACTATTACAATATATAATGCCACTTTTGCCTTTTTGCCCTAGCACAAAACGGCAAAGTTGCTCCATTGGTTTATATTTCTCAATTAAGGTATAACGGATATTGGGACGGTCAAAACTACCAATGTAGATATACGGTTGCTCTAGTTTCAAATGCACTAAAATATCTTGCCGAGTAGCGTGATCTGCTGTTGCAGTTAATGCCATGATTGGTGCATTAGGAAAAGCATGTTTTAAC encodes:
- the recQ gene encoding DNA helicase RecQ, with the protein product MFSDVVQKSVNQSAVDFSEISLKRVALNVLQSTFGYQSFRKGQEEVIESALAGKDSLVIMATGNGKSLCYQIPALCFDGLTLVISPLISLMKDQVDQLLANGIEADYLNSSQTFAEQQNVHSKVMSGTLKLLYVSPEKVMTNSFFHLISHCKVSFIAIDEAHCISQWGHDFRPEYTQLGGLKHAFPNAPIMALTATADHATRQDILVHLKLEQPYIYIGSFDRPNIRYTLIEKYKPMEQLCRFVLGQKGKSGIIYCNSRNKVERVAESLRNKGVKAQAYHAGMETTQREDVQRAFQRDDLQVVVATIAFGMGINKSNVRFVAHFDLPRSIESYYQETGRAGRDDLPAEAVLFYEPADYAWLHKILFEKPETPQRQIEELKLQAIGEFAESQTCRRLVLLNYFGEHRQQPCQNCDICLDPPKQYDGLIDAQKVMSTIYRVGQRFGIHYIVAVLRGLSNQKIKDHQHDELTVYGIGKDKSKEHWQSVIRQLIHLGLIKQVFDHFNTTLQLTESAKPFLRGEKPLSLAMPRLSSLHAITAPQKSAVQHYDKDLFARLRFLRKQIADKENIPSYIVFNDATLQEMAQYQPTSNIEMLQINGVGSIKLERFAQPFIALIQEHKATLAKNSNPLNLE